In Streptomyces sp. NBC_01717, one DNA window encodes the following:
- a CDS encoding DUF1707 and FHA domain-containing protein — MTSSFEFHTYPARVSDAQRDRVLGVLREGAAQGKLSHDTFMRRMELALSVDRSEELEALTADLRTEGRWTRGLFQVVGAVSGFPARVRRAWQAERLPKLLLPAPTPYPVLIGRDPANGLRLTHETVSRMHAELTVQGGRWILRDLGSTNGTCVNGQRVTGAVSVRDGDQVSFGRITFRLSAPVLKPPEFPGIPGRPV; from the coding sequence GCGACCGTGTTCTCGGTGTGCTCAGAGAAGGCGCGGCCCAGGGCAAGCTGTCCCATGACACGTTCATGCGGCGCATGGAACTGGCCCTGTCCGTCGACCGCTCGGAGGAGCTGGAGGCACTCACCGCCGACCTGAGGACCGAAGGCCGCTGGACACGCGGGCTGTTCCAGGTGGTGGGCGCGGTCTCCGGATTCCCCGCGCGGGTGCGCAGGGCCTGGCAGGCCGAGCGGCTGCCGAAGTTGCTGCTGCCCGCGCCCACCCCGTACCCCGTGCTGATCGGCCGCGACCCGGCGAACGGATTGCGGCTCACCCACGAGACCGTCTCGCGGATGCACGCCGAACTCACGGTGCAGGGTGGCCGATGGATCCTGCGCGATCTCGGCTCGACCAACGGCACGTGTGTGAACGGGCAGCGGGTGACCGGGGCGGTGTCGGTGCGCGACGGGGACCAGGTGAGCTTCGGCAGGATCACCTTCCGGCTCTCCGCGCCCGTACTCAAGCCTCCCGAGTTTCCTGGGATTCCCGGGCGTCCGGTCTGA